The DNA sequence GAAACTGTTCATGTGGAATGAACCGGACAGGGCTGCTAACCGAGTCCTGCCCTGGAGCAGAACTCCGAGCTGCCCGTCCAGGAGAGGTGTGCCCGGCGCGGCGCTGCTCGGTGCTTTGCCCTGCTCTACCTGTGCAGATGTGGTGAGCCTTGAGCCGGGTGTCCTCCAGCTCCTCCCTCAGGCGGCTGCAGTCCGTGTTGCCCCCCACGCACATGGCCAGCTGCTGGAAACAGGCGGTGACCCTGGTCAGGGAGGCCTGCGCCTTCTTGCACTCCGCCACCGAGCCCTGCGCCGCTGGCAGCTCGCCCACTGACCGCCTCCACGGGCTCATCGCCGGCCTTCGGCTGCCCCCACGCTCTCCGAGCCTGGAGGTCCCTGTCAGCCAGGAGCAGAGGCGGTCAGACACTTGGACAAGGTCCGTGTCTCCTGGTGTGCGTTGGCAGAGGAATGCCCACTGATTACAAGGCCACCTTCATCGCCTCTAGACGTGTAGAAATCTGTTCCAGAAGGCCAGGTTTGTTAGTAAGCAAAATCTTTCAGATCACCTGGTAGGAAAGATTTCCTTGAGTAATTGTCTTAACTGCACtataaattgttttgttccGGCTGCACGAGTCACAAGCTTTTGCAAAGgctaaaaataataagaatgcatgcatacagtataacaagcCCTGTGTGCAGAACTCACATTTTGCTGAATGAGGTAAAGATCAGTTGTTTCCAGCTGCAGTGGGAGTGGACGTACTGTAGCAGTTAAAAAGCTCAGCCTCAAGAGGAGCTTTACAGCTCAGACAGGAATCCACCCTTTCAGACCCACAGGTCTCCCCCTTCGCTTCCTCCCCTGCCAGAATCGCTGCAGGGGGTCCGGGCACGAGGAGACCGACGGCATGCACCCTCTGTTTCTGTTGCCCGATTTTCACGAAAGTCCCAGCAGCGTCCCAGCAACTCACCTGCTGATCCCGGGGCTCTGGTGATGTGGGAAGCGGTGCTGGGCTCAGAGGCTCCTGTGGTGTCTCATGGTGTAGCTGTTGCTTCCGCGCTGGAGCTGCCCTTCTGCTCCCCCAAGCAAACTCCCCTCGCTCCTGTTTGCCCCTGCGgcctcccctctcctcctcctgcgcCGAGTGCTGCCACAGGCCCAACGCCCCTCGATTCCTGCCTGGAACACCcctcccaccccacccccactgCAGCTGACGCACTGATTACATTAGGAGCGGTGCTGCGCTTCTCCGGAGACGCACAACATCTCAATTATCCCTGCCTGGCAGCTGATGCTCAGGGATGCCCAGACCCGTGGTGAGAGACAGCGTGGCCATGCCtggcgtgcgtgtgtgtgtgtgtgtgtgtgtgtgtgtgtgtgtgtgtgtgtgtgtgttctcatGGTACAGCTGCTTTAAACTGATGTTTCCTTGAGGACAACGCGCTGTAAACAAGGCTGACACTTCAGGAGTTGCTTTGCGAGTTCAGACTAAACACTCAGCTCTGCATCAGCGAGGTGCCCGTGGGGCGTCACTGTGCGGAATGGAAGCCACACCGAGGCGTCTGCCTCCTCAATCAGAAGTGTTCGCGTCTTGCCGATCGTGCGGACGTGACGAATGTGGGTCCTGCCCCTGATCTAAGCGAGTCCTTCGGATATACAGCAGATGTAAGGGATTTATTTCACATTTGGTTGAAGAGGCATGACGGACAGGGGacaggggaggggggagggggtggaAAAATACCAGCCCTGGTTTTTGCCTCCTTCTGCAAAGCCAGCCCCTTGCCTGCCCCAGGTGCTGGTTAGTTAATCAcccgctgtgtgctgtgtgtggagCGAGGGGGGCGGTGGGGAGTGGAGATGTGGGGGGGGTTTCGGACCCCCCTGGGTAGCTGTGCTTACTACCATAGGGCCCCCCCAGGGAGTGGGGAGAGGCCCCTGATGTCATCACCTTCTCTTCCTCACCGCGTCTCCCGAGCAACTGCTGCTAAAATTAGCCCCCCCCCGTCGTCGTGTGCAAAACAATTACCTGCCGCTGCCGAACTTGTGACCTGAGTGGgtgctctctctccctgcctccccATTCACAGCCCCATCCTCTCCGCCACCTGCTGCCATTCACAAAAACAAGACGCCATCTGTCTGTCCGCTTCACGCTAACAGAGTGACGCTCGGCTGCAGCcgaaataaaacaacagcccTGGTGATCTCCTCTGACACAGGAGGCTCCATACTACAGATGCTGAAACACCTCCATTGTAGGAAGCCTGCTTACATGCAGGTGGAGAGCGAAGTCTTGGCACTTTGCAGCCACAGCAGGGTGGTCCACTAATGTGTTAGGCGTGACTCAGTTATATGCATTAGAGTACAGCCCAAGAtgttgtattaaaaaatgttgtagTAATTTATTCAAGGGCTGCCTCTGTGTTTCTTCATCTTCAAGTACATTACCACGTTGGGCATGGGTGTCATCCAGCAGGGATCACTGCTCCTCCACACAGCCCACGACTCGCAATAACCCACAACATGCTGAGAAGGGTCCAAAACGTTCCGCGCCTGCCAGTTCACTGAAAACACATCGGCCTTCGAGACAGCCAGTCTGGAAAACCCCTGCCCAGCGAGGCTTCGACGCAGACTGCACTGGGCCCAAGACAGGGAATCAGTGGGCTGAACAGACACGCACCCCGTCACATGCCCTCCCCAGCTGCCCCCAAGCCTGCCCACTCCACGAACACCGCACACCCTCCACACGGCTGGACCAGAAGCTAGGGCGCTCCTCTGCTAGCTTTCcaaatgcccccccccccagcttgTTGTTTGGCCCGGCTTGCCAGCCTCCCAGTTAGCCTGTTCCACACACCCACCACCCTTGGGGTAcagaagtgtctcctgtccttggttttaaatgcatttctgtgGAGGATTCCCTTGTGCCCTGTAGTCCGTGTGTCAGCCCCCTGCCCTGACGGAGTAACTCCCTTTATGGAGTTTGAAGTCATTTTAACTCACGGGTTGTATCTGGACTGGTTCTGGAGCAGCGATGTCTTTCtgtaatgtggtgaccaaaaccCAGCAtgacgttctggatgaggtcttGCTAGAGCGATTCACAATGTCAACATGACATCCCTTGTTTTAAATTCCACACATCTAACTATCACTGTATATCTCAGCGGTATGTTCTAGTATTTTGCAGTGCTTTGCGTTTATTAGAAATTAACTGGAGCCAAGGACGACCAGCCCTGTTTGTTGATAACCTGTATACAAGGTAAGATGGAAGTTTAAAGTCGATATAATTTTTCGAACTCGGCATTCTGAAGACTACTACATCTCCTAGAAAAGCCTACAACCCACAGGAAGAGGACAGCATCTTTTTACCCGAGCGCTTAGCTTTCTTTATATGTGCGATTCTGTCCGCTTGTGCAGGTGTCCGGGAGTTATTTGTGCTGTAGACCCCACCCCGCCCGCTGATCTGGAATTTCTCCAGGAGTTGCAGTAACGTGAAGTTCCACCAGGCGGCGATGGACTATCTGACTGTCAACGAGGCCACACAGCCCAGCCTGAGCGTTTGTGCGCCAGCTTGCAACGTGCAACTTTGTCTGAATTGCAACGTCTGCTGATCAGGCTTAAGTTATAATAAGTTCGCCAGATAATACTAAAACTGCAGAAAGCAGGTTGTTCAAAAAAGAAACTATGCCAGCAGCTGTAGATTCAATGCGGATTTTTAGTTTCTCAAAATACTTTCggtctgcttaaaaaaaaaacagacaaagacTTTTTTGTGCGGCTCCCTTCATCGGTCCGAGCAATCCAAGCGTGATTGAATACGTCTTACCTGAGATGTCTGGTGGTAAGGCGAGACGTTTTTACTTTTTCTGCCTCGACTAATGACATGCTTTCAATCCAAATCCTCGTTAGAGTCTATGACTAGGACTACTCATAGTATGAgtctcctctcctcttcctcgcctTTTCATTCCGTGTTTGCTGCGGTTAATAAATAGCTAATCCCGTGGCCCTGTTACAACGGGCTGAACTTTGCTATTAATATCTTAAACGCTCTTCACTTAATAGAGCTTTAATTAAGGGACAGTAGgcttatttgtgttttattttgctcGAGAAGCTGTGCGTGTTCATCTGCTCGTCTGTTTACAAGCATGTTCGGTGTGAAACGGTTTGTGCTCTAGGCCTCAAGATATCtttaatgtattatataatacatggcataaaacaacaattatttttagtgtTATTACTCCACCTTtccgtttattttttttccctcgtgtCTTCATACTACAACAATGAAGAGGCGTGTCTTTAAACTTGAAGCGCACGTTGCTCCGGAGCAGAACGCTTGAGTGACACCCAGGCTCTGCTCGGCCAGGCCTGACACCAGGGCCGCTGTTTGCGCCGCGCTCCCAGCTCCCCCGCGAGCCCCCCTCCAGCTGACAGCTCTTCCTTCCCATGATCCCACGAGGGGGCGTTTGGATTAAGAGGAGAAATGGGGGCAGCCTTCTGGAAAGCCCACAGCGCAAGCAGCAGCGCCAGGagaagctgtgttttttatgatgggAGCCGGCACCGGTCTCGCTTCAGGGCTTTGACATCCTGGCTCTCTGCGGCCGGACCACCGACAGAGCCGTCTGGATCGCTCTTCTGCCTGCGAGCGCAGGGTCTCCATCAGTCCCCCCGGCACAACCGCAGTCCTCACGATGACCTCGACCTCAGCTGTTACCCCACTCCCTTCAGCTGTTACCCCACTCACCCCCGAACTGTTCTAAAAGGGCTGTGAGAGCAGTGCAGGACAGTGCACAAATGAAACCCACTGTGAGCCCAGGCACTGTGTTCGGGGTCTTTATTGGGATGGGCTTGGTGGTGTCAGTCCTTTCGTGTTCAGCGACGACAAAGTGTTTAAACACGGAGTTACAGCTCTGGAGCATGGTACAGACAGGCCAGTAAATGTGGcgactttaaacattttaaaaaaatataggaACACTATATGCTTTATGTGTGCAGACATAGTGTGTGCGCTAGGTTGTTAGAAAGCAAACCACTCTGTATTGCTCACAGAATTGCACCAAGCTCTGCAAGCTGATGTGCTGTTTCATGTCTGCAGGATGCAGGATGATCAGACACTATCTTCCAGTTGTATAGCTGATTGATCATGATCATGATAACACTTATCCTCATGTCTATACGATGTCTGAACACAGAACACATGGCCCCTGTGGAGCTAGAGGTACTGATGCATTGAGAAGGAAAGAGAAGGTAACTTGACTTTTAATGCGGTCTTGAACCTGTAATGCTGATGGTCAGCCCTCTTTCTGGAGCAGAGACTCTGTGTAACAAAATCGGGCTGGTCTCAATACAGTCTGAAAGCGCTATTACGCCCATCCGGAGGTCAGAGGTCATTCCAAGAGTGTCACAGCCACTCACACGGGGAGACGGCATGACCCGGACAGCCTTGGCACGGCTCGTTTTAGCTCCACGAACTGCCCAACGGGAGGCTGAACGAAGAGGGCGAACAAGCAGAGTCTTGCAACTGCTTCCTGGTGCTGGCACAGGGGGCAGGCACCACGCCGGGCGGGATACGGGGCGACACGGGGTGCCAGGGTCGCGACCTGTGGCCGCCgtgcccccgcccccccccccctccccgggCGGGGGGGGCGGTCACGTGGCGATGGACTCCATGATCTCGTGGCACAAGCACTGGCAGAAGCCGTAGAAGACGCAGAGCACCAGCGTGGAGGGCACCAGGCTGACCAGGATGACCCCCAGCGTCAGGTGCTGGATCATGAGCAGGTAGATGCCCAGCGGCAGCGAGCTGAAGTAGATGAGGCACAGGACCCCGATGAGGAAGCGTGGGAAGGTGCGCGAGGTCCAGGCCCGGCACTTCTGCACGGGCAGGTGGCAGGGCAGCGAGTCCAGGCTGGGGGGCCGGTACAGCCGCACCAGGTTCAGCACGCTCATGGTCTCCGAGGAGGCCGTGTCCCCCGGCACCTCCATGATGGTGATGACCAGGCAGTCGGAGGAGCTGTGAGAGGGGTCCCCGGGGGTGCCCCCGCCGCCGCCCAGGCTGTTGGGCGTCAGCACCACCTCGCCCGGCGTGCCAGCCGCCCCACTCTTCCGGGCCCGGTCCTGGTAGGTGAGGATGGCCAGGATGTTGCTGTCGTCCTGCAGCAGCCAGATCTCCTCGTCGGGGACGTGGGTCTCGTGGCGGCAGAAGGGGCAGCTGATGATGCTGGGGGAGGAGTCCCCCACGTCCACCATCTTCTTCAGGCATTTGGCGCAGACGCGGTGCAGGCAGCTGAGCACCTTGGGCTTGCGCGCTCGCGCGTCGTAGCGGTTGTAGCAGATCTTGcactccagctcctccagggTGTAGACCAGCGGCTGGGAGCTCTCGCCCTCCGGGTCGGGGTTCCGGCTCATCCTGGGCCGCGGGTCTCGCCGGCGGGCCGGAGCCGCCGCGTACAGggccgagagagggagggacgGGGGGTATGGGGCTCCTCACTGGCTGTCCCCGGACGCCCCCGCTGGGGGTGGAAGCGTCTCTTCCCGCTGGTTTCCCGGCGCGGCTCTTGCTCACAGCCGCTGGCCGCGGGAGACGGGTTTCCCGCCGGGCATCTCCGATGGCCGGGCGCGCCTCTCGGACACGGCGGGCTCCGGTCAGCCGGCCAGCCCGACCTCTTCGGCCGACGGGGGCGGAG is a window from the Lepisosteus oculatus isolate fLepOcu1 chromosome 16, fLepOcu1.hap2, whole genome shotgun sequence genome containing:
- the LOC102693381 gene encoding E3 ubiquitin-protein ligase RNF182; this encodes MSRNPDPEGESSQPLVYTLEELECKICYNRYDARARKPKVLSCLHRVCAKCLKKMVDVGDSSPSIISCPFCRHETHVPDEEIWLLQDDSNILAILTYQDRARKSGAAGTPGEVVLTPNSLGGGGGTPGDPSHSSSDCLVITIMEVPGDTASSETMSVLNLVRLYRPPSLDSLPCHLPVQKCRAWTSRTFPRFLIGVLCLIYFSSLPLGIYLLMIQHLTLGVILVSLVPSTLVLCVFYGFCQCLCHEIMESIAT